The Delphinus delphis chromosome 7, mDelDel1.2, whole genome shotgun sequence genome includes a window with the following:
- the LOC132428286 gene encoding UDP-glucuronosyltransferase 1A10-like, translated as MAPAILTGFLPLCMCLLLTPGFAEAGKLLVVPMDGSHWFTMRPVVEKLAHKGHEVVLVIPEVNWYLGSSFNLTVKTYSTSYTLENLNSEFQKFSDFHWKTQPRSLLHMLLNPSNKAFDYLFSHCKSLFEDTKLVKYLKESSFDAVFLDPFDMCGLIVAKYLSLPSVVFTRGVFCHYLEESTQCPIALSYVPRDFSGFSDVMTFGQRLWNHIRHLEERLFCHYFFKNVLEIASEILQTTVTASDLFSQISIWLLRRDFVLNYPKPVMPNMVFIGGINCAEAKPLSKVSYFSFSILRINQALDIKKKKIPY; from the coding sequence ATGGCTCCGGCGATTTTAACTGGCTTCCTTCCTCTGTGCATGTGTCTGCTGCTGACACCTGGCTTTGCTGAGGCAGGCAAGCTGCTGGTAGTACCCATGGATGGGAGCCACTGGTTTACCATGCGTCCGGTCGTGGAGAAACTTGCCCACAAAGGGCATGAGGTGGTCTTAGTCATACCAGAGGTGAATTGGTACCTGGGAAGTTCATTCAATCTTACGGTAAAGACTTATTCCACGTCTTACACTCTGGAGAATTTGAATAGTGAGTTCCAGAAGTTCTCCGATTTTCACTGGAAAACTCAGCCACGAAGTTTACTTCATATGTTGCTGAATCCGTCCAACAAAGCTTTTGACTACCTTTTTTCACATTGTAAGAGTTTGTTTGAGGACACAAAATTAGTAAAATACTTAAAAGAGAGTTCTTTTGATGCAGTGTTTCTAGATCCTTTTGATATGTGTGGCTTAATTGTAGCCAAATATCTTTCACTCCCATCCGTGGTCTTCACCAGGGGAGTCTTTTGCCATTATCTTGAAGAAAGCACTCAGTGTCCCATCGCTCTTTCTTACGTTCCTAGAGATTTCTCAGGGTTCTCTGATGTCATGACTTTCGGACAGAGACTGTGGAATCATATCCGGCACTTGGAGGAACGTTTATTTTGCcactattttttcaaaaatgttttagaaattgCCTCTGAGATTCTCCAGACAACTGTCACGGCATCTGATCTCTTCAGCCAAATATCAATTTGGTTGTTACGACGTGACTTTGTTTTGAACTATCCCAAACCTGTGATGCCCAACATGGTCTTCATCGGTGGAATCAATTGCGCTGAGGCAAAGCCGTTGTCAAAGGTAAGTTACTTCTCCTTTAGCATATTAAGAATTAATCAGGCtttggacattaaaaaaaaaaagattccttacTAA